aaagaaaaactaatgaggtcgtgaaatatcatatcattcatctaaaatagtcaataatatcatgacacataaccaaatttacaataattgagtttgaataataaacaagttattatattacacattactacaactatctatactcaagtgaccttagaactttaattaaatggtgcataatattaattcaaattggcCCCATTATCATTTTGTCTTTCTCATCTTCCCTATCAAATCAATCAAATAATACTATCATAATCTTGGATTGCATATCGGTTAGTGTTGAACAGACATTTATATAATCCTCTTCGAATAAACTTTTGAGAAGGTCATGCAACTGTTGAACCAACAACTTCTTGTATAGTAAGCATCACATAGCTAGGATGAAATAAATAAGCACCAGGCACAacagcaacatcaacccatacacgCATAAAATCTGGTCCAAGAGGAATTCCGTGCACCTCTAAgtctggatcactagaatcccaacgaccttcagcaatAATTGCATCTGACCAATCGAGGAAGTAGCAAGCATTCCttgcttctgtaaagttatggccctttttaactccaacactctacaaaattaattttgaagagagtatattaatttttgtatttgtttccttaaaaagaaagaaaacaatttGAAGATTTACCTTAGGAGAAGGATTATTGTTGGATTGTGGAATATTTTGGGACTGCCCCTCACTTGTTATTGCTCTACCGCCCTAAATATAAACAACGAGATAAGATTCAtttcaaaaatacaaatttttagtTATATAAGTGTGAGAAAGAATTGTTATCAAGTGTCCTTTAAGTAGATTCAACATTTCAGTAATTTGAATCTTCATATTTAACTGCTCTTCTTCCAACAATGTCATCTTCTCTTTACAATTATTAACAACAATTCATTTTGACCTTGTTACCCTCCCTTCCTTGTCCGCTTAAGCGTCTAGATTTTGGATTACAAAATAATTTTGTTAATGCATCCTCATCGGTATTGTTTGTAGTTCCAAATTTTGGGTCTTTGCGTATAATTTCAGCCAATTATTCCTACATATAAAATAGTACAGCTAACGTACAGTAATAGTGAACAAgtataaatatccaaaattaaataataaatactcACAAAAACTTCAAATGATGTTTGGTTGAttggttcaccattcttcttggtatgggctctccgaaaaGCATCGATCCTAGTTACTTGTCCCACTTCAGTTGGTTTGATCTACACAATAAAAAAATGTAGAATATAAAATAAAGACTAATAATAAGAACCAAAATATATTCACTAAAAATATTAATTGTTACCATATCATTGATTattcgagcatatcctcttcgacttaaggtgtgtggaacacTTTTCTTTCTCCTCTCTTGAAATTTGGCCCTTATAGCCTATTTAATAAGAAACCAACATtaggaaaaaaatatattttgatctCTACTTAAATATTCAATCACTTATTTCAAATCTTACCATGTGTTCTTTACTAGTTTTTAGTTTAACAAACGCcctccattctacatcacttttttTGCAACCTAGCTTTAATGCTAGTCGTTCATTCTCAGTTTTAGCATCAATAATATCCTTAACTGGTCTAGATTTGGCAGATCTCCATAGGtctgccatcatttcaaagcacatcttcttttgccaatcttcatgtaaatcatatttgCCTACAATAAGATATATAAtaacatattatatgtttatgatgAGAGCTGaatattaaagaaaagaaagaatataaCCACAAAACCTGTAAATGCTACCTGAATAGACGCCCAAAGAACGTCTCTCATGATTGGAGAAATtttcctccaatctgaaatagtataaggaactatctccctcacaagaGCAcctacaaaagaagaaaattgtactgagttagtaccaactggttggcctttttcattccaatttatttTCATCGagtcattgtttctctttgtaaGATTTGTCAATGTAGTCCCGCCCCTAGTCTTTCTGAGTGCATTCATTTCATTTGCATTTCTATCTTGAGGTGCTTCTTAGAACTCATTTTGAATTGTCTCACTTATTTTTTATAATCGATCAGATTTTCTAAGAGCTTGACGCATTTGTTACCTTATAGCTGGGGAAATACTTATATTTTCATTTGTTTCAACCATTATttttggttcttcaagttccaccTCAGTAACTTCTTCATATTCTACCTCAACCATTTTTTTATGTTCAGCCTCAGCCACTTCTTGCAGTTCCTCATTTTCAACCTCTTTAGAAATTCTTTCTGCTTCTAATAACCTTTCTACTTCATCATTAAGGGATCTTCTAGCCCttgaacttccaagtgacatctccatgttTGCCATATTATCATTTGGAGATGGCTCCCCATTGTAAACCATACGACGAGTTGCCGTTCTTGTACTAAGAGCAGGTGGTGAGTCTATTACAACTCTAGCAGGTGCTGAAAACTTACGTTGGgcactctttttctttagaatagAGCTTTCGTCCAACATATCATCCCAGTCAGCTTgactttttaatgattttttttcttttttgggcaACAATATTGCATACTGCACCTGGATGTaggtgttttttttttactttctcgGAGATTTTCTTAATGTACTCATTTTTTATTGAAATTACtacaataaaaaacaaaataacataaGAACTGAAATCATAAATGCATCATATCCTTATCTtcctaaataagataaataattaatatatcaaATTAGAAACACAATATCAGCCAAAGAGTAAATAAAATCAGCTTTGTTTTATTGAAAGtatgaaaaaaattacatttaaagagTCATAAGAGTAGCATAAATTTGAATGAAATCATACAGATTGTTTCATTCTGGCCCCaaacaccctctatttgaatcctttaaagctatataccaattaGATGACTCATTCTCTCTTGCATAAAATGCCTTTTTAACTTGAGATGCTAATACATATGGATCCCTAATAGATTGATTTTAccctatattaaaatttacaagtgtATAGAAATCCAACTTCTTAacaccattttgaatattttcccAATCGCACCAAAATAAAGGCACCTTAGAAGTATGATAATCAAGCATTATTATATCCTTGATAACTCCAAAATACTCTTCTGTATCATTCAACTGCCCACTACCATGTGATTCCAAGTATACACCACTGTTTTGAGTAGTTTTTCCAGCACCTCTTTTATGAAACTGAGTTCCATTAATCATGTAACCTTTATAGGAAATGACACTATGACTTGGGCCATCAGCCAATTGAGCTAACATGTCTTCTACTTtgttagatttagaaatctaaaaggaaaaaaatattgatgtcaAATAAATTTCATATACTAAATGAAATTGTAAACTTGTATCTTTGCTTTAGAGTGTAACCTTATCATAAAACCATAAGGGGAACCCTTCAGAATGTCGATTCCATAGCAAAGTTTGATTATCCTTCAAGCTTTTGTGCATTTCTTTTAGCTCATCCATATGGATATTGAGAAATGGTGCTACAATATCTGAGTTGAATAACACAAACCGGTGGGCTATTGCTATATCCCCTTGGTCAAGTTCAAAGCATTCTCCAGctgatagtggattttcttcaattttagtactatcttgattatcattATCCTTCAAAAAGGTCTCACAAAAGCATACACATTCAACAACAATATAGCGATTTTCCATACATCCTTCTGGTCATGCATAATTTGAtacaaatcctttcaatactttcatatacctctcaaaatggtacatccatcgaaattgcacTGGACCACAAAGTCTAACTTCTCGCGCTAAATGGacaaccaagtgaatcattggatcaaagaaagaaggtGGGAAATACTCTTCTAGTTTGTAGAAAATTTCTGCAGATTCTAATTCCAATTTTATAATCTCCTCCTTATCAACCACAAGTTGACACAATTCATGGAAAAACCTACAAAGTCGAAGGATTGTCTCTCTGCAACCTTCCTCCATTAAACCCCTTATAGAAATAACTAACAATTGTTTCATAATCACATGATAGTCATGAGATTTAAGTCCTGTTAGCTT
The genomic region above belongs to Humulus lupulus chromosome 1, drHumLupu1.1, whole genome shotgun sequence and contains:
- the LOC133830729 gene encoding uncharacterized protein LOC133830729, with protein sequence MCMKNEFTFLSMLIPGPKQPGNDIDVYLEPLMDELLELWNGVYTYYASTKKFFNLKAMLLWTINDFPAYGNLVGCATKGKYGCPICGENSNVVWLKNSKKMSFCNHIRFLPLHHPYRKKKYTAARARERAPQCPTILTSVEVAEQLSEFTNDFGKGRKRGHGKSKDHCNSRLDLTKIGIMTHLHPYEEEGITRLPTAAYTLSKSDKKLFCKRLFDLKLPYGYSSKIRICVDMEKHKLTGLKSHDYHVIMKQLLVISIRGLMEEGCRETILRLCRFFHELCQLVVDKEEIIKLELESAEIFYKLEEYFPPSFFDPMIHLVVHLAREVRLCGPDNDNQDSTKIEENPLSAGECFELDQGDIAIAHRFVLFNSDIVAPFLNIHMDELKEMHKSLKDNQTLLWNRHSEGFPLWFYDKISKSNKVEDMLAQLADGPSHSVISYKGYMINGTQFHKRGAGKTTQNSGVYLESHGSGQLNDTEEYFGVIKDIIMLDYHTSKEDKDMMHL